The following coding sequences lie in one Haemorhous mexicanus isolate bHaeMex1 chromosome 10, bHaeMex1.pri, whole genome shotgun sequence genomic window:
- the THAP4 gene encoding peroxynitrite isomerase THAP4 isoform X3, with the protein MAGHGANTETPQLNPVMEPLSWMLGTWLSDPPGDGTFPTMKPFQYLEEVHISHVGQPMLNFSFNAFHPDTRKPMHRECGFIRLKPDTNKVAFISAQNTGLVEVEEGEVNGQELSIASHSIARISFAKKPHVEQITRKFRLNSDGKLEQTVSMATTTQPMTQHLHITYKKVTP; encoded by the exons agACTCCCCAGCTGAACCCTGTGATGGAACCCCTGTCCTGGATGCTGGGCACCTGGCTCTCAGACCCACCAGGAGATGGCACCTTCCCTACAATGAAGCCCTTCCAGTACCTGGAGGAAGTGCACATCTCTCACGTGGGACAGCCCATGCTCAACTTCTC GTTCAACGCCTTCCACCCGGACACCAGGAAGCCCATGCACCGGGAGTGTGGCTTCATCCGCCTCAAGCCTGACACTAACAAGGTGGCCTTCATCAGTGCCCAGAACACAG GTCTGGTGGAGGTGGAGGAAGGGGAGGTGAATGGACAAGAGCTGTCTATAGCTTCTCACTCCATAGCCAGGATCTCCTTTGCCAAGAAGCCCCATGTGGAGCAG ATTACCAGAAAATTCAGGCTCAATTCCGATGGGAAACTCGAACAAACTGTCTCAATGGCAACCACTACGCAGCCCATGACTCAGCACTTACACATCACCTACAAGAAGGTGACACCCTGa